In the genome of Xanthomonas hortorum pv. pelargonii, the window CTGGTACGCATCCACGGTGAGGTAGAGCGCATCGGTCGGCTGCAACACCAGGCCCAGGCTGTAGGACAGCGAGGTTTCCGCATCCAGCGGCTCAGACCCCAGCGCACGCGCCACGGTGCTGTCGGCGGGGAAGGTGCGGATCTCGAACGGGGTCGGATTGCCGGCCAGGAAGGTGGTGCTGGTGGACTGGAAATACTGCTGCGCCAGCGACGGCGCACGGAAGCCGGACGACACCGTGCCGCGCAACGCGATCTTGTCGGTGAACGCATAGCGCCCGGACAACTTGCCCGAGGCCTGGCTGCCGAAATCGTTGAAGTCCTCGTAGCGACCGGCCAGACCGGCGGAGAACTTGTCGGTGAAATCGGCTTCCAGGTCCGCATACAGCGCGTAGCTGTCACGCGAATACTGCCCCGACACGCTCGGCGCGAATCCGCCGAAACCCTGTGCACCGCCGGCCAGCGTGCCGGCCTGGAAATACGAGCCCACCTCGCCTGGCGACTGGTTCCACTTCTCGTTGCGGTATTCCGCGCCGAAGGCCACTGTCACCGGATACGCCAGGCCCCAGTCGAAACCGCGCTTGACGTCCAGGTTGACGATGTTCTGCGTGGTCTCCAGCGCGCCGTCGTAGAAGGAGGTGGGCGAGGTCGGTCCCAGGCTCACGTTGAGCGTGTTGCGGGTGTGGAAATCGATCTTGTTGTAGCCGTAGTTGTAGCTGGCATCCCAATCCCAACCGCTGGCGGTGGAGCCGCGCACGCCGGCCACCAGCGAGCGGTCCTTGGCGTAGGTCTGGATTTCCGGCAGAAAGCCCTGCGGATAGACCGACAGGATGTTCTGGGTGGTGCTGCCGGGCGCGCGGAAGAACGCGAACGAGGTGATGTCGCGGTTGCTGGCGGTGGCGAACGCATAGCCGGTGATGCTGTCGCTGAAGGCGAACTCGGTATTGGCCGACACCGCCTGCGCGTTGATGTCGGGGTCGCCGATCTTGAACGCCTTCTGGCCCACTGCCGGCTGCGAAGCACTGGGTGCGCCGGCATAGCCACGCGCACGGTCGGTGGGGTCCTGCTGATTGAGCTGGGCCGCCACATGCAGCCAGCCGCGATCGCCGCCATAGGCCACGCCGGTATCGCCGGACAGCTCGTAGTTGCTGCCGTCGCCGGCCGAGTATTGGCCGAAGCCGGCCTGCAGGCTGCCGCCCTTTTCAGCGCCCTTGAGCACGATGTTGATCACGCCGGCGATGGCATCGGAGCCGTATTGCGCCGAGGCGCCATCGCGCAGCACTTCCACGCGCGCAATCGCCGCCACCGGAATGGTGTTCAGATCCACCGCTGCGGCGCCACGCCCGATCGTGCCGTTGAGGTTGAGCAGCGAGGAGGTATGGCGGCGCTTGCCGTTGACCAGCACCAGTACCTGATCCGGCGACAGGCCGCGCAGCTGCGTCGGGCGGATCGCGCTGGTGCCGTCGCTGAGCGCCGGGCGCGGGAAGTTGAGCGAGGGCAGCGCACGTGCCAGCGCGGTGGCCAGCTCCGAGGTGCCGGTGGCCTGCAGCGACTCGGCGCTGATGATGTCGATCGGCGACTGCGATTCGGCCACGGTGCGGTCGGACACGCGGGTGCCGGTGACGATGACCGTATCGAGCGTATTCGCGGGCGCATCAGCTGGGACTGTAGCCGGCGCGGTGGTCTGGGCGAGGGCGGGGGAGGCGAGCAGTGCCGCAACGACGGCGGCTGCGAGCGTGGACAACGGGTAATTCATGACAACTCCGAAACATGGGTCCAAGCAGGACCAGCAAGACTGGGCAGGGTCTGGTCGCAAAAAGCCAATCGCGAATGAAGCCAGCGGCCAGCCTGAAGGCGCTAATTATTCGTTAACGCTAGAATGGCGTCGCAGGAATGCTGCTCATCTGCTCATTCCTTTTCGTTCTATCGGACTGTCCATCAATGATTTCCCTGCGCAACTTCTCCATGCGACGCGGCGAGCGTCTGCTGTTGTCCAACGTCGACCTGACCATGCATGCCGGCTACCGCGTCGGTGTGGTGGGCCGTAATGGCACCGGCAAGTCGAGCCTGTTCGCCGCGGTGAAGGGCGAACTGGAAGCGGACAAGGGCGATGTCGACCTGCCCGGCAAGGTGCGCACCGCCAGCGTTTCGCAGGAAACCCCGTCGCTGCCCGATCCGGCGCTGTCGTTCGTGCTCGGTGGCGATATCGAGGTGTCGGCCATCCTGCAGGAAGAAGCTGCAGCGACTGCGCGCGAGGATTGGGAAGCGGTCGCCAACGCGCACCAGAAGATGGCGGAGCTTGGCGCCTACGACGCCGAAGCGCGTGCCGGCAAGCTGCTGCACGGCCTGGGCTTCCCGGCCGAGACCCATCACCGCGCGGTGTCTTCGTTCTCCGGCGGCTGGCGCGTGCGCCTGAATCTGGCGCGCGCGCTGATGATGCCCAGCGACCTGTTGCTGCTCGACGAACCGACCAACCACTTGGACATGGACGCAGTGCTGTGGCTGGAGCAATGGCTGCTCAAGTACCCGGGCACCTTGCTGCTGATTTCGCATGACCGCGAGTTCCTCGACAACGTGGCCACCCACACGCTGCATCTGCACGGCGGCACCGCCAAGCTGTACGTCGGCGGCTATACCGATTTCGAACGCCAGCGCATCGAACATCTGCGTCAGCAGCAGATCGCGCACGAAAAGGGCCAGGCCGAGCGCGCGCATCTGCAGAGCTTCATCGACCGCTTCAAGGCACAGGCCAGCAAGGCCAGCCAGGCGCAGAGCCGCATGAAGCGGCTGGCCAAGATGGCCGGCACCGAAGCGGTACGCGCCGAGCGCGAGTTCCGCATCGAATTCGCCCAGCCAAACCGGCTGCCGTTTTCGCTGATCCGGCTGAATCATCTGGACGCCGGCTACGGCGCCGGTTCGGTGATCCTGCACGACGTCGGGTTCGGGTTGGAAGCTGGCGATCGGATTGGCTTGCTCGGTCCCAACGGTGCGGGTAAGACCACGTTGGTCAAGACTTTGGTGGGCGAGTTGGAGCCGTTGTCTGGCGAACGCAGTGCGCATCCGGATCTGCGCATCGGCTACTTCGCCCAGCACACGGTGGAGTCGCTGCACGAAGGCCAGTCGCCAATGGATCACTTCCGCGAGCTGTCGCCGGATGGCTCCAATCAGGCATTCCGCGACTTCCTGGGCAAGTGGAACTTCGCCGGCGACCGCGCCTTCGAAGTGGTGGACGGTTTCTCCGGTGGCGAGCGCGCGCGTCTGGCGTTGGCCCTGATCGCCTGGCAGCAGCCGAACGTGCTGCTGCTCGACGAACCGACCAACCACTTGGATCTGGAAATGCGCGAAGCGCTGGCCGAGGCGCTGAGCGACTTCGAAGGCGCCATCGTGATGGTCTCGCATGACCGCCATCTGATCGGCCTGGTCTGCGACAGTTTCTGGCGCGTGGCCGACGGCGTGGTCGAACCGTTCGCCGGCGACCTGGACGAATACGCCGCCTGGCTGCGCAGCCGCCCGGCCGCGCAAGGCACCAAGCAAAAGCTGGCCGAGGTCGCCCCGACCCCGCCACCGCCGACCAAACCGCTGCCGCCGAAGAAAGTCGTCAACCCGCACAAACTGGCCAGCGCCGAGAAGCGTGTGGGCGAGCTGGAAGCGGCATTGGCGGAACTGGATCGGCAACTGGCCAATCCGGCCAACTACCCCGACAGCGAAAAGATGGCCGTGCTGGGCCGCGATCGCGAGGCCACCGCGCAGTTGTTGGCGGGCGCCGAGGCGGCGTGGATGGAGTTGATTGAGGGCGCGTAACGCTGTTGGAGGTTCATGGCCGTTGTCTAAAGCGCCTGGCTTTTTCGAGGTGCGCTGCACTTGAGCAGACAGTGACGTCGTGATCGATGCGCAGGCTGCTCGAAGGTCGATGACATCGGTCATAGGTGTTAGGGCCTGTTAACACATCCGAAGCCCATCAACGACTAGGACGAAGCTGAGGAATCCAAGGAACATGACATCCAGCTTCTCGAAGCGCGAGAAAATCCGGCGGTAGCCTTTCAAGCGACGGAACAGTCTCTCCACTTCGTTACGCCGCTTGTACATCTCCCGGTTGTATTCCCAAGGCTCGACCCGATTGGATTTCGGCGGGACCACCGGCACGAAGCCAAGATCGAGCGCCAACTGGCGTGTTTCGTTGCCTTCGTAAGCACGGTCCATCAACAAATGAATCGGCCGCTCCACTGGCCCCAGGTGTTCAAGCAACGCGCGGCCTGCAGGTGCGTCATGCACGTTGCCAGGCGTCAATCCAAAGGTGATGGCTGTTCGAGCATCTGCGGCAACCATATGAATCTTGGTGTTCCATCCACCGCGAGACTTGCCGACGGCCTGCGGGCCGTTTTTTTAATGCACCCGTGCCATCGGGATGGACCTTGACGCTGGTGGAGTCCAGCGAGACTGCTTCGATCTTGATGCGCACGATCTGGGACTTCTGCAATTGGGCGAACATCCGGTCCAGCACACCCGCCTTGGCCCAACGGTTCATGCGTGTGTAGACCGTATGCCAGTTGCCAAAGCGCTTGGGTAGGCCGCGCCATTTGCAGCCATGCTCGGCAACGTAAAGGATGGCGTTGACCACTTGCAGGTTGGTCATGCTGACATCGCCGCGCTGCGCCGGCAGGCAGTGTTCGATCAGAGAAAATTGTGCTGGCGTGATCTCCATGCCCAATAGTTTAATCGCTCGGGCCATTAGTGTTAACAGGCCCTAGGCAGTTGAATACGCATATGTAGCGCGCTTCCAGTAGTGCGCTTCGCGCCCGTCCCCTCATCCGGCGCTATGCGCCACTGATACGCCCAGGGTTTCCTAGACATCTCAAGGCCATGGAAAATGGTCGATTCGGAGGTGTCTATGAGCAGCAAGCGGTATACGGATGAGTTCAAGATCGAGGCGGTCCGGCAAGTGACTGATCGTGGGTTCAAGGTGGCAGAAGTCGCCGAGCGGCTGGGTGTCACGACGCACAGCCTGTACGCCTGGCTGCGCACGTTCGGCAAGTCTGGCGTGGTGCATCGCGCCGAGGTGGACCAGAGCGCCGAGGTTCGGCGGCTGAAGGCAGAGTTGCGTCGAGTGACCGAGGAGCGCGACATCCTAGAAAAGGCCGCCGCGTACTTTGCCAAGGGGTAAAGGCAAAGTACGCCTTCATGCAAGCCCACTGCGGGGAATTCAGGGTGTGTGCGATGTGCCGGGTATTGCGGGTCAACCGGTCGGGTTATTACGCCTGGTTGTGCTCGCCCAACAGTGAGCGCGCCAAGGAAGATGATCGCTTGCTTGGACTAATCAAGCACCACTGGCTGGCCAGCGGCAGTGTCTATGGGCATCGCAAGATCACCACGGATCTGCGCGATCTGGGTGAGCGTTGTAGTCGCCATCGGGTGCATCGGCTGATGCGCACCGAGGGACTGCGTGCCCAGGTGGGCTATGGTCGCAAACCGCGCTTCCATGGAGGGATGCAGTGCAAGGCGGCTGCCAATCTGCTTGACCGACAGTTCGACGTGACGGAGCCGGACACGGCCTGGGCGAGCGATTTCACCTTCATCCGCACGCATGAAGGCTGGATGTACCTGGCTGTTGTGATCGATCTGTTTTCCAGGCAGGTCGTCGGCTGGGCGATGCGCGATCGGGCCGACACCGAGTTGGTCGTGCAGGCCTTGTTGTCTGCGGTGTGGCGGCGCAAACCCAACACTGGTTGCTTGGTTCACTCGGACCAAGGGTCTGTCTACACCAGCGATGACTGGCGCAGTTTCCTGGCGTCCCATGGCTTGGTGTGCAGCATGAGTCGGCGTGGCAACTGCCACGACAACGCACCCGTAGAGAGCTTCTTCGGCCTGCTCAAACGCGAGCGGATCAGGCGGCGGACCTATCCCACCAAGGACGCCGCTCGCGCCGAGGTATTCGACTACATCGAGATGTTCTACAACCCCAACCGCCGCCACGGTTCAACTGGCGACTTGTCCCCTGTAGAGTTTGAACGGCGCTACGCGCAACGAGGGTCTTGAGTGTCTACGGAACCCTGGGCGTATCAGTAGCTGGTTAAAAAGGCTGGCCTTCTCGCGAGTTGCCTTGGCTTGCCAATGCTGATCGCATAACTGCATGTGAGCTAGCGAGCTAGAAGCACGCGATGCATTGCTTGCACCATGCACACCGACACTCTCGAATGGCCCTTGCCCGCCCACCGTCGCGGGACCTTACGCGGCATGGATGCCGCGTAAGAGCCTACATGGATGTACTTGCGGCGTGTCCCGCGATGGTGGGCGGGCAAGGGCCCTGCAGCCAAGCCGCAGATCAGCCCCCGCAGCAAATTCCCTGATCATCCGCTCTGCAATAGACCAAGGCGTATTAGTTCTGTCAGCCATTTTGGGTGCGTGGCGCCGCTTCGGTTTGCTGCGTTTCCGGCATCAATTCCAGTGCCGACGGCGTCGTACGCAGCATCGGGCGGAAGGAGATCGGATGGGTGCGGCGGCGCGTGAAGCGCAGCAAGCGCGCCAGGGTGAAGCCGGCCAGTGCCAGCAGCATCACAGCGAAGTACACCGGCAGTGCTGCCGGCCCGAATTTCTGCATTGCGCCACCAGCCAAGGCCGGGCCGATCGCCGCGCCCACGCCATGCACCAGCAACAAACTGCTGCAGCCGGAGAGCAGATCTTCGCGTGGCAGGTAATCGAGCATGTGCGCCACTGCGAACGGATACAGCGAAAACGCCAACCCGCCATAGACGAAGAACAGCACGAACAGCATGGTGGTCTGCGCCTGCACCATCGGCACCGCGGCGGCTATCGCAATGCCGGCTGCCAGCACACTGACCGTGACCAGGCCGATGCGCCGGTCATGGCCATCGCTGATGCGCCCGATCGGCCACTGCAATACCGCGCCGCCGATGATCGCGGTGAGCATGAACATCGCCACGCCATCGGCATCCAGCCCGATGCGGTTGGCGTACACCGGCAACAAGCCCCAGAACGCGCCCATTGCCAGGCCCGACAATCCCGCGCCGATGGTCGCTACCGGCGCCAACGCGTACAGCGTTTTCAGGCGCAAACGCGACACGTGCGGCACCTCGGGCGGAATCAATCGTGTGGTCATCACCGGCATCACTGCCGCGCAGATCAGGATCGCTGTTAGCGTGAACATCGCCGGCGCACTTGCGTCGCCGGCCGTGAGCAGGATCTGGCCCAGCGCCAGCGCGGACAGATTGATCGCCATGTACACCGAAAACACCCGGCTGCGTCGGCGCGCATCCGGCTCGGCGTTGAGCCAGCTTTCGATCACCGTGTACAGGCCGACCAAGGCCGCGCCGGTGACCAATCGCAGCAATCCCCAGCCCCAGGCGTTCAACCAGATCGGATGCAGCAGCACCGCAATGGCAGCCAATGACGCATAAAAAGCAAACGCTCGGATATGCCCGATGCGACGAATCAGTGGCGGCGCGAAGAAGGTGCCGAGAAAGAAGCCGGCAAAATACCCGGACATGATCAGGCCCAGCGCACGCGCATCGAAGCCGGCCTGGCCACCGCGCACGGCAAGCAAGGTGCCGAGCAGCCCGCTGCCGGTCAGCAACAGGGCCACGCCCAGCAATAAGGCGGTCAGTCGCAACATGGATGCGGCTCTTGTGGGGAAAAGGCGCGTCGATCACGTGTTCGAGTGTAGCAGGCCAGTGTGCGGCGGCTGGATCGAACCGTGTGTTGCAGCCTGATCCAGGCGGCTCGTTTCTACGGCTCTTGACAGCAGCGGGTAGTGGTCACGTCGGCACAAATCGCTGGTTTTTGCATGTTGCGTGACTCGCTGCACATGTCACACAGTCCGCTTCCGCACAGTCGCACCGACGTGACGACGACTCGTCAGGTTTGCGCAAGACTTCGGCATGCGCGTTTGGCGTTTTCTTACCTCATGCAGCTGCAGATAGACAACCGCGGCGTTGAACGTGCGCGGTCAGCGTGCAGGCGCACCGAAGCGAACATCGATCGATGCCTGTCGCCCGCAACCAGCTCCCGCGTGCCCGACGCGCAGACGGTTGCTGCACCTGCTTGCCCGCATACGACTAGAATCTGCGCCCCTGCATCATCATCAGCTGATCCTGCCATGCCCATCTACGGTTTCCAGTGCACCACCTGCGGTCACGCTTTCGACCGCCTGCAGAAGATGGCCGACCCCGATCCGCAGACCTGCCCGGCCTGCGCGGCGGCCACGATCAAGCGCCAGATCACCGCGCCCTCCTTCCGCCTGTCCGGTAGCGGCTGGTACGAAACCGACTTCAAGTCGGCAGGCGAGAAGAAGAAAAACCTCACCGAGAGCAGCAGCGGTGGCGAAGCCAAGCCGACAGCAGCCGCCGAGAGCAAACCCGCCGCCAAGCCCGCGTCCAAGCCAGCATCCGATCCGGCATGATCCACGGCCGCGCGCGCAGGCCGGAGAGCGGCCCGACGCTGAGAACAGCGCTCGCTCACCGCGTTTCGTTGGCCACTCCAGGGTTGGCCGTGCTGATGCTGGTCGCCGCCGTGAGCGGATGTGCCACTTCGTCCACGTCTGTGGCCTCATCTGCACCGATAAGCGCTGCACCTGCAGATCGATTCCTGGCCGCGCTCGCCACGCACTGCGGACAAGCCTTCGCCGGCCGCGTCCTCGTCGATACCCCGGTCTCCGCAACGCCAAGCGCGTTCGCCGGCAAGCCAATGGTGATGCATGTGCGCGGCTGCGACAACCCTGCGCATGAGTTGCGCGTGCCGTTCCATGTGGGCGACGACCACTCGCGCACCTGGGTACTGACGCGCACCGGCACCGGCCTGCGCCTCAAGCACGATCACCGCCATGCCGACGGCAGCGTGGACGCATTGACCCAATACGGCGGCGCTACCATCAATGCAGGCAGCGCGAACCGGCAGGAATTCCCGGTCGATGCCGAGTCCATTGCGCTATTCAAACGCCTTGGCTCGACCGCTTCGCTGAGTAACACCTGGGCGATGGAAATCCAGCCCGGCCGCAGCGTCGTCTACGAACTGAGTCGCCCAGGCGGGCGTCTGTTCCGGGTCGAATTCGATCTCACCCGGCCGGTCGCTTTGCCGCCCGCGCCTTGGGGAAGTTGAACCGGTCGATTGGCCGGGCAGTCGGCATCGTCTACGGTTCCAGCACAGGCGTCTTCAGCTGGAGACCAGATCAAACAGCGTCGCAGTAGCGCGATCTCCCGCCGCGAACGCATGTCATCCGCCAATCGATCGATGACCGGTGGAGCGCGCAGGCCGATCCCGAACCCATCCAGGACCGGCCCGCGCACGCATTGCTTCAACGCGCAATCCCTCAACGCGCCTCGAACCGCGCCCGGCAACCGTCATTCACCCACACCGTCGCGCGGCGCTCGTCGTAGCCCCAGCTGCGGCCCTCTTCGCAGCGGGTGTCGGACAACTGGCGGGTCAGCACCGGACGGCCGTAGCGGCCATCCCAGGCGCAGGTGCGCAGGCGGCGGTCGTCGCTGGCGCAGCTGATGGCGTAATCGTTGCGCGGGCGGTCGTCGCGGCCACCGTAGCCGCCATCGCCACGGTCCCAACCGCCGCCGCGCGCTTGCGCAAACTCGCCCCGGCAGCCGTCGTCCACCCAGATCCGGCCCCCGTCCTGGCGCCAGTTGCGGCCTTCCACGCAGGGCGTGTTGGAGAGCTGGCGCACCAGCATGGCGCGGCGCCAACCGGTATCGCAGATCTTCTGGCGCTGGTCGTTGCTCTCGCAGCGCACCGTGCCGGCCACCCCGCCAGCGCCGCCGTTGTTGCCACCC includes:
- a CDS encoding TonB-dependent receptor plug domain-containing protein, producing MNYPLSTLAAAVVAALLASPALAQTTAPATVPADAPANTLDTVIVTGTRVSDRTVAESQSPIDIISAESLQATGTSELATALARALPSLNFPRPALSDGTSAIRPTQLRGLSPDQVLVLVNGKRRHTSSLLNLNGTIGRGAAAVDLNTIPVAAIARVEVLRDGASAQYGSDAIAGVINIVLKGAEKGGSLQAGFGQYSAGDGSNYELSGDTGVAYGGDRGWLHVAAQLNQQDPTDRARGYAGAPSASQPAVGQKAFKIGDPDINAQAVSANTEFAFSDSITGYAFATASNRDITSFAFFRAPGSTTQNILSVYPQGFLPEIQTYAKDRSLVAGVRGSTASGWDWDASYNYGYNKIDFHTRNTLNVSLGPTSPTSFYDGALETTQNIVNLDVKRGFDWGLAYPVTVAFGAEYRNEKWNQSPGEVGSYFQAGTLAGGAQGFGGFAPSVSGQYSRDSYALYADLEADFTDKFSAGLAGRYEDFNDFGSQASGKLSGRYAFTDKIALRGTVSSGFRAPSLAQQYFQSTSTTFLAGNPTPFEIRTFPADSTVARALGSEPLDAETSLSYSLGLVLQPTDALYLTVDAYQIDVDDRIVLSSNLTGTGVRNLLEAQGIFGINGGRYFTNAVDTRTRGVDVVGSYRWQLAASSVDLTAGYNYSETEVRSVAANPAALSANGLSLERIDRTERGRIEEGFPRDKFLINGSWNLEHWTLALGATRYGKYSTRPAAAINDQTFGAKWVVDASASYKVDRWTLTLGADNLLDEYPDENNFANSTSGQFPYSNLSPFGFNGAYVYGRINYRW
- a CDS encoding ABC-F family ATP-binding cassette domain-containing protein; the encoded protein is MISLRNFSMRRGERLLLSNVDLTMHAGYRVGVVGRNGTGKSSLFAAVKGELEADKGDVDLPGKVRTASVSQETPSLPDPALSFVLGGDIEVSAILQEEAAATAREDWEAVANAHQKMAELGAYDAEARAGKLLHGLGFPAETHHRAVSSFSGGWRVRLNLARALMMPSDLLLLDEPTNHLDMDAVLWLEQWLLKYPGTLLLISHDREFLDNVATHTLHLHGGTAKLYVGGYTDFERQRIEHLRQQQIAHEKGQAERAHLQSFIDRFKAQASKASQAQSRMKRLAKMAGTEAVRAEREFRIEFAQPNRLPFSLIRLNHLDAGYGAGSVILHDVGFGLEAGDRIGLLGPNGAGKTTLVKTLVGELEPLSGERSAHPDLRIGYFAQHTVESLHEGQSPMDHFRELSPDGSNQAFRDFLGKWNFAGDRAFEVVDGFSGGERARLALALIAWQQPNVLLLDEPTNHLDLEMREALAEALSDFEGAIVMVSHDRHLIGLVCDSFWRVADGVVEPFAGDLDEYAAWLRSRPAAQGTKQKLAEVAPTPPPPTKPLPPKKVVNPHKLASAEKRVGELEAALAELDRQLANPANYPDSEKMAVLGRDREATAQLLAGAEAAWMELIEGA
- a CDS encoding IS5 family transposase (programmed frameshift); translation: MEITPAQFSLIEHCLPAQRGDVSMTNLQVVNAILYVAEHGCKWRGLPKRFGNWHTVYTRMNRWAKAGVLDRMFAQLQKSQIVRIKIEAVSLDSTSVKVHPDGTGALKKNGPQAVGKSRGGWNTKIHMVAADARTAITFGLTPGNVHDAPAGRALLEHLGPVERPIHLLMDRAYEGNETRQLALDLGFVPVVPPKSNRVEPWEYNREMYKRRNEVERLFRRLKGYRRIFSRFEKLDVMFLGFLSFVLVVDGLRMC
- a CDS encoding IS3 family transposase (programmed frameshift), with protein sequence MSSKRYTDEFKIEAVRQVTDRGFKVAEVAERLGVTTHSLYAWLRTFGKSGVVHRAEVDQSAEVRRLKAELRRVTEERDILGKGRRVLCQGVKAKYAFMQAHCGEFRVCAMCRVLRVNRSGYYAWLCSPNSERAKEDDRLLGLIKHHWLASGSVYGHRKITTDLRDLGERCSRHRVHRLMRTEGLRAQVGYGRKPRFHGGMQCKAAANLLDRQFDVTEPDTAWASDFTFIRTHEGWMYLAVVIDLFSRQVVGWAMRDRADTELVVQALLSAVWRRKPNTGCLVHSDQGSVYTSDDWRSFLASHGLVCSMSRRGNCHDNAPVESFFGLLKRERIRRRTYPTKDAARAEVFDYIEMFYNPNRRHGSTGDLSPVEFERRYAQRGS
- a CDS encoding MFS transporter → MLRLTALLLGVALLLTGSGLLGTLLAVRGGQAGFDARALGLIMSGYFAGFFLGTFFAPPLIRRIGHIRAFAFYASLAAIAVLLHPIWLNAWGWGLLRLVTGAALVGLYTVIESWLNAEPDARRRSRVFSVYMAINLSALALGQILLTAGDASAPAMFTLTAILICAAVMPVMTTRLIPPEVPHVSRLRLKTLYALAPVATIGAGLSGLAMGAFWGLLPVYANRIGLDADGVAMFMLTAIIGGAVLQWPIGRISDGHDRRIGLVTVSVLAAGIAIAAAVPMVQAQTTMLFVLFFVYGGLAFSLYPFAVAHMLDYLPREDLLSGCSSLLLVHGVGAAIGPALAGGAMQKFGPAALPVYFAVMLLALAGFTLARLLRFTRRRTHPISFRPMLRTTPSALELMPETQQTEAAPRTQNG
- a CDS encoding FmdB family zinc ribbon protein; this encodes MPIYGFQCTTCGHAFDRLQKMADPDPQTCPACAAATIKRQITAPSFRLSGSGWYETDFKSAGEKKKNLTESSSGGEAKPTAAAESKPAAKPASKPASDPA
- a CDS encoding DUF3011 domain-containing protein, with protein sequence MLRTALLLSGFGLITLTGLLASAPAAAQDRGWNGPSITCSSNDNRRRECDTPFRGRAVLVENISGTRCIEGRNWGSDRGRVWVDNGCRARFVDGRNGSGGGWGGNNGGAGGVAGTVRCESNDQRQKICDTGWRRAMLVRQLSNTPCVEGRNWRQDGGRIWVDDGCRGEFAQARGGGWDRGDGGYGGRDDRPRNDYAISCASDDRRLRTCAWDGRYGRPVLTRQLSDTRCEEGRSWGYDERRATVWVNDGCRARFEAR